The following is a genomic window from Pseudopipra pipra isolate bDixPip1 chromosome 2, bDixPip1.hap1, whole genome shotgun sequence.
GAAGCTTGCCCAGCTCTCTCGTCTGCCCAGCTCTCACTCCTAAGAGGCCACAGCCTCTCCTGGTTTAGTATCATCAGCAAAAACATGCCTCCCTCAGAGTCCTGGCACATTTTTGCTCTGAGCATCTGACAGAGCCCCAGGGATCTCAGAGAGACCTGAGCTGTGCCAAGGTGTTGCAGTGTGGCCCGTGAGAGGCTGGAGCAGAACCTcgagaagcagcagcagaaagctcagaaaggaagaggaggaggaaagacaaAGTCCAAGATCCTAAATAGCtgctgaaaagaagaaatatgacCTACTTCACTGCTGTCTTATGTCACATATTCTAAGTGGATTGGGTTATTTTGATATCACACGAGTGGGCTACAGATTTTGGGCCACCAAGCCCTCTGTCCACAGGGACAGCAAAAGTCTCTgaacaacctgtgccagtgccacagCGCACTCCTGGGGAAGTACTTCTTGTCCTTctggggctgaggggacccAGCAGAGGCTTCGCTCTTCAGGAAGGCTCTCAGAGCAACTCTTGCTACGTTATAGCCAGGGCCCCTTCCTTGAGGGGGAAGTTTGATGCACTTTCCCATTGGAGGGaggccagagctgctgctgggaccaACATGTTTCAGGCCCCCCGATATGGGGATGACTCTGGCCTGGGGGACAGCCCCTGGTGAACTCACCCCAATGGTGGAGGCCATGTAATCCGCACACATCTCGGCAAAGTCCCGCTCCAGCACTCCGTAGTAAAGACCGtagaagaggagggagatgccAAAGTCCATTGCATCTTCCGGTTTGATTCTACGACAGAAAAGCCCAACCATCAAGAGGTTTTTTTGAGGGCAAAGCCGCTCTTATCATATTCCAGAGAACATACAATTCTAGAGAATATTCCAGAGAAGTGGTCAACCTCTCTAAACATGAAGCTGGCTTGGACTAGACTCCTCTGCCAccacctctgggctggctgcTTCTTGCAGGTACAGCTTCATCAGTATAGCAAAGAAAATCCCACTGCTGCCCCCGGACTGGACACCAcagagctgagggagctgccgACAGCTGAGCTGGAAAAAGGGCTCTTCAGCCACCTGGACCAGTTCAGGTACCAGCACCTCACCCACGATCCTCTCAGGAGCAAAAGGACACCCCAGTAGTCTCTTTGGTGCCATTAATCAGTGGCATGTTAGACCCCATTGCCCCAGGAGTGGGAAAGATTCACTCACCTGAATAATAAGTTAAGACCAAAGAGTGTAAACATGACAGCCATGTACCCCACGATCCCAGTTGCATAGCTGATCTTGTATATTAGTAGAAACCATTTATAAACCAGCCTgtaaagaattaaaacaaagaatttaacaatttcattttttcctgagTGAAACTGTGCCAATCACCCAAAGAGTTTTATTTCTCAAACCCACAGTGTTTCTGCAGACACATCGCCTACCCCTACACATGGGCAAGAGGTTTACATTCCTAATTCAACCTGCCATGGGCTGCTCACAGTCTTGACTTCCAAACTAGAAACCTCAGGATCTCTGAAGGCCATAAGGAAGCATGCTGCACACCGGGAATGCCCTGGGTGAGGCTACCAGCCCACGTGGAATCCACCTTTCCACCACCCACCCGGGTACCAGGTGCATTGGGCTGGCTGCCAGCAGCCACTAAAGTCCTTCACACCAGGCTCCCAGGATGCAAAGCATAACACAGTCATCTGTGGCAGGGAAACTGGAAAAAACTCCTTGTAATGGTTACTCTGGGGCTGAGAAGTTTCCTCAGGAACACACGGACGAACCTGGGTGTTGTCTGTACCAGAGGCTTTCGAGTTGCCCTGAAGGTGACAAAAGCTGTGACTGCTGAGAAGAGCACCCAGATCACCAGGAACCGCCACCAGTACAGCTTGATCGTGAAATACAGAGGCACTACCCACATCTGGAAGAGGGTCACCATCTGCAGGAACAGAGGAAAGGCACTCGGAGCTGGTTCTCTGCTCCTCAGACATCAGAAACATCCTGACAGTCGTGGCAGCCATTCTCTTGCCTGCATCAAAGGGCCCTGAAAAGCACCAGGAAACTGCAGAGGTTTGGTCTGTGGCACCCAGAAAACAGCTCAGAGCTCGGCTGAGAGCATGAGTCTGATGGGGTgcaactgagggagctgggggggctcagcctggatagaaggaggctcagaggggaccttcttgctctctgcaactccccgacaggaggggggagcaggtggggtcaggctctgctctcagggaacaagggacaggacaagagaaaatgacctcaagttgtgtcagggaaggtttaggttggatattgggaaaattccttccctGAAAGGGTGATCAaaccctggcacaggctgcccagggcagtggtgcagtcaccatctctggagggatttaaaagacatgtggatgtggcacctgggaaCAAGGGTTAGtagtgggcttggcagtgctcgttggactccatgatcttggagggctttttcAACCCAAACggttctgtgattttgtgaggGAGTCAGAGGCAGCAGTCAGGTGATTTCTGGTAGCAAAGGATAGAGCTGGAGGGAGAATGCAGAGGAACCATCTCCAGAGTAAGGTACAGGAGATGGTCCACCCAACCAGTTGTTGTAGGGCAGCTTCATAAACCTTTGCCTTCCCAGGGACCTGAcgctgcagcacagacaggtATTATACAAGGAGAGAAGGTTTTGGCTTGTCTCTGCACTCCAGCCTATTCCCAAATGGATCTACAGCTGTGCAGCTGAGCTCTCGTGGTGCCGCTGGAGGGAAACGGGCAAACAGGTTCGGTTCAAAGTTCACAGAGGATTACAGGTGCTCCCAGGAAACAATTATGATAATATTATCATTACTGTTATGACAAGGAAGTCAGAGTGAAGTTGGTTCAGTTAAATAACAGACCCAGCCACCCAGCTGGTGGCATTGGCAAGTGGCAGGTCTGCTCGGCAGAGTGCTGCAGGAACCATCAAACCCAGGGTCCTGGCAGCAAGGAGCTCCCATTGCTTCCAAGGAAGCACCCACAAAATGCAGCTTCCCTCTGGACAACACCTGAGATCTGTTTGTCAATCCCGGGTGTCAAGGCACCATGTCACACGGAGTTATTGGTATCGCTTCCAGCAAAACCTGAGGCCTTCAGGTCCACCCATCCTCACCCCTACTTAAAATCCCCCCATGCTGCTGGAAAGTCAAGGGAATCCCAACACCAGACGATAGGAGAACCAGGAACACACTTCTCACTGGCCCAAGGAGGGTGTCAGCCAACGCTCACATCCAGCCTCGGGCGGAACAGCTGCAGGGGGGTCACTTACGTTGTAGGAGCGAGGGTGCCGCTGCTTCCACTGCACCAAGAGGAGCTGTGCCACCACCAGCGTGGCGATGAGGATGAGGACCATCTCGGCGTGCATGGCCTCGTGCCCGCGGTGCTTGGCGTGCATCCGTGCGTGCTCCACCCTGCAACAGCCAGGAAAAGGCGGCTGAGACTGCACAGTGGGGGACAGACACCTCGGGACAGCCGGGAAGACCAGGCAGAAAACAGCCCAAAGAGGAATCGTGGAGTCAGGGGCCGTGAACAATCCACGGGAGAAAGGACGAAAGGTCGCTCTGGGACCAGCTCATTTCTACACTGTGAAAGCCAAGAACaacacccagcccagccaggtGTGAATGAGGTGGAGAACTCCCACTGACCTACCTGAACTAACGAACATGGAGTGTAGGGTCCACATAACTCACAGTCCCAGAACGGGCAAGGTTAGAAGGGACCACTGGTGGGGTCATCTGTTCCAACCTCCCTGATGAAGCACGGTCCTCCTAGAGCACTCTGCAATGTTTGACCCCCTGAGTGTGTGTCAATTCTCATTACCAAACTCTCAGCCCAGGTTCAGAGCCACTAACACCATTTTCCCTCTTGCCCAGCAAGGGAAAGGCTGCAAGAGTCAAGGGTGGGGGACAGTTGCCACCTAACAAAACCCCCAAGTACCAGCAAATCGCTTCTCTCCACCATGAGCATGCTGGAACAAGTGATTTCCAGACTGATGCTCACCAGATACCTGGGGTTTCTTTGCAGCTTGTGCTGTTTGACCAAAAAGCAAGGTGGAATTAAGAGCTGTGACATCCTTATGTCTTGGCCTCCAGGTGATAATACGGTtcaaattagaagaaaaaaaatccaaacgcAATAAATATGCCAAATTCTCTGATTTTAAGTCATCCTCTAAAAATTAACACAGAATCAGGGAAtgggtggggttggaagggactacagtgggtcatctggtccaacatCCCtcctcaagcagggtcatcccagagcacatagCACAGGATTGTGGCCAGACAGTTCTGGAATagctccagtgagggagactccaccccctctctgggcaatccaTCCCAGTGCATGATCACCTGCACAGGGAAGTTCTTcctgttcaggtggaacttcctgggcatcagttcctgcccgttcctcttgtcccattgctgggacccccgagcagagcctggtccatcctctgccccctccctgcagacactgacacACATTGGGGAGGGCCCTTCTCAGTGTctcctctggaggctgaacagccccagctccctcagcctttcctgctcccagagatgctccatcccttcggcatctctgcagcctctgctggaCCTGCCCCAGgactccctgtccctgctgtgctgaggagcccagagctggacacagcactgcagaggggtaggatcacctccctcaacctgctggcaatgctcttcccaATGCCCCCCTGGAcaccactggccttcttggcccccatggcacactgctggcttagagggagcttgttgtccaccaggaccaCGACCTCCACAGAGCATCCTTCcaccttccagcaggtcgacccccagcctgtactggaGCAATACCGAGAGACCAGTCTCACTGTGATTTTCAACAAACATCTGGCTGAAATTGGTTTAGCTTAAGGAAAAGGAGGGTTTTTGAGGCCCCTTACTACAAGgcagacactgaggtgctggagggtgtccagagaagggcaacagagctggggaagagtctggagcacaagattgatgaggagcggctgagggagctgggggggctcagcctggagaaaaggaggctcagggggaaccttctggctctctgcaactccctgacaggagggttgATTGAGGTGGGGGGTGGTTTCTTTTTCCAGGGAacaagtgacagaacaagagaaaacagcctcaGATAGTGCCACAGGATGTTTAGGTTCGACATTTGGGAAAATTTCTCCACAGAAAGgattgtccagccctggcacagctgcccaaggcagtgggggagtccccatccctggagggatttaacagAGGTGTGGATGTGGTGCCTGGGGACACGGGcgagtggtggccttggcagtgctgggggaatgcttggacttgatggtctcagaag
Proteins encoded in this region:
- the RNF121 gene encoding E3 ubiquitin ligase RNF121 encodes the protein MAAVLEVEVGGPVERDVEEVDLSHLSPEERWRVEHARMHAKHRGHEAMHAEMVLILIATLVVAQLLLVQWKQRHPRSYNMVTLFQMWVVPLYFTIKLYWWRFLVIWVLFSAVTAFVTFRATRKPLVQTTPRLVYKWFLLIYKISYATGIVGYMAVMFTLFGLNLLFRIKPEDAMDFGISLLFYGLYYGVLERDFAEMCADYMASTIGFYSASGMPTKHLSDSVCAVCGQQIFVDVNEEGIIENTYRLSCNHVFHEFCIRGWCIVGKKQTCPYCKEKVDLKRMFSNPWERPHVMYGQLLDWLRYLVAWQPVIIGLVQGINYILGLE